From one Lysinibacillus sp. G4S2 genomic stretch:
- a CDS encoding PucR family transcriptional regulator ligand-binding domain-containing protein: MAKHPLLVRDVLKRKHFESAKLIAGQQGLNRQVLWTHILEIKDFDTLINGGELILTTGVGLQLELETQIAYLQNLIRNGAAALCIEIGDYFDHVPAELIALANAQHFPIIIFEDIVRFIDITQDLHTYIINQHQQALIQLDTISKTFMELSLMPNGILKILQVLHQDADTLFLFVSEDTKSFYYPIEAKKYLRLMEDHCRQLELQEPIQLLSIDNDHFAIIPVNGLGQVWGYLCMHFVLPKPSDYTLLNLERAAMSITQILMRNRMLQERQQSREDEFVLALIQGQPVDLQYYQSYLPMENRNFFYRVVVFNISDYANTFSEEDWQEIQLQNVMFVRSILKKLGFFPTVSVRQHEIIILAFYIAADYMNENRDSFNQAIQQIVARKTPQFFEQITLTFGISNVYQSINSVQQGYKEAKTTIQMQHNELATSIYYKDLGVYRLLLYQEHAALLQYVKDYLQEILLIDQKNGTDLYQTLCVYLACNGAKNDTAEQLFIVRQTLYKRIERLENILGADFLQAPYRLNIEIAVKAYELLKKTAPDLLRF; this comes from the coding sequence ATGGCAAAACATCCTCTACTCGTACGTGATGTATTAAAGCGAAAGCATTTTGAATCTGCCAAGCTTATCGCAGGACAGCAAGGCCTAAATCGGCAAGTACTTTGGACACATATTTTGGAAATTAAAGATTTTGATACTTTAATAAATGGCGGTGAACTCATTTTAACAACTGGTGTTGGTTTACAGCTAGAGCTTGAAACACAAATTGCCTATTTACAAAACCTTATTCGCAATGGTGCTGCAGCACTTTGTATAGAGATTGGTGATTATTTTGATCATGTTCCTGCAGAACTGATTGCTTTGGCAAATGCTCAACATTTTCCGATTATCATTTTTGAAGATATTGTACGGTTTATCGATATAACGCAGGATCTACATACGTACATTATAAATCAGCATCAGCAAGCATTAATACAGCTAGATACGATTTCAAAGACTTTTATGGAATTATCGTTAATGCCAAATGGAATTTTAAAAATTTTGCAGGTGCTTCATCAAGATGCTGATACTTTATTTTTATTTGTCTCTGAAGATACGAAAAGCTTTTATTATCCTATAGAAGCCAAAAAGTATTTACGACTAATGGAGGACCACTGTCGGCAGCTAGAATTACAAGAGCCCATTCAACTTCTGTCCATTGACAACGATCATTTCGCCATCATTCCAGTCAATGGACTTGGACAAGTATGGGGCTATTTATGTATGCATTTTGTACTGCCGAAGCCTAGTGATTATACGTTATTAAATCTTGAACGTGCAGCGATGTCTATTACCCAAATATTAATGCGTAATCGAATGTTACAGGAACGCCAACAAAGCCGTGAGGATGAATTTGTCCTCGCCTTAATACAAGGTCAGCCCGTTGATCTTCAGTATTATCAAAGCTATTTGCCAATGGAAAATCGCAACTTTTTTTATCGTGTAGTGGTGTTTAATATTTCCGACTATGCCAATACCTTTTCAGAGGAAGATTGGCAAGAAATACAGCTACAAAATGTTATGTTTGTTCGTTCCATCCTAAAGAAGCTCGGCTTTTTCCCTACCGTTTCGGTTCGACAACATGAAATTATTATCCTTGCTTTTTACATTGCGGCAGATTATATGAATGAAAATCGTGACTCCTTTAATCAAGCCATTCAGCAGATTGTTGCTCGAAAAACACCACAGTTTTTTGAACAAATAACTCTTACCTTTGGCATTAGCAATGTTTATCAATCCATCAACAGCGTACAGCAAGGCTATAAGGAGGCAAAAACAACCATTCAAATGCAGCACAATGAACTAGCTACTTCTATTTACTACAAAGATTTAGGTGTTTACAGATTGTTATTATATCAGGAACATGCAGCCCTTTTGCAATACGTCAAAGATTATTTACAAGAAATATTGCTCATTGATCAAAAAAACGGTACTGACCTTTATCAAACGCTCTGTGTTTATTTAGCATGCAATGGTGCGAAAAATGATACAGCTGAACAACTATTTATTGTCCGTCAAACACTTTATAAGCGAATTGAACGACTAGAAAATATTTTAGGTGCTGATTTTTTACAGGCCCCTTATCGTCTCAATATAGAAATTGCGGTGAAGGCCTATGAATTATTGAAAAAAACAGCACCTGATCTACTACGCTTTTGA
- a CDS encoding GNAT family N-acetyltransferase: MNTIKITDEKALQTAFAIRQKVFIEEQKVSEEEEFDEFDTLDAACDHILVYYNDQPVGTGRLRVVADYGKLERICILKEFRNFGLGKVIIQSLEGIALEKGLTKSKLNAQSYAEGFYEKLGYKRVGEEFMDCGIPHILMKKQFNRV; encoded by the coding sequence ATGAACACAATAAAAATTACAGACGAAAAAGCTTTACAAACAGCCTTTGCCATTCGTCAAAAAGTTTTCATAGAGGAACAAAAAGTATCTGAGGAAGAAGAATTTGATGAATTCGACACACTGGATGCAGCATGTGATCATATACTTGTGTACTATAACGATCAACCAGTTGGCACAGGTAGACTGCGAGTTGTTGCTGACTACGGCAAACTAGAGCGTATATGTATATTAAAGGAATTCCGTAACTTTGGATTAGGTAAAGTCATTATCCAAAGTTTAGAGGGAATAGCACTAGAAAAAGGTTTAACAAAATCTAAATTAAATGCGCAATCCTATGCAGAAGGCTTTTATGAAAAATTAGGGTACAAACGTGTGGGTGAAGAATTTATGGATTGTGGAATCCCACATATTTTAATGAAAAAGCAATTTAATAGGGTGTAG
- a CDS encoding aminoglycoside 6-adenylyltransferase gives MKLDHVVEVLLESLKDDQYIEAVFLRGSMARDEHDEFSDIDMYCVVKEENIEAFLPNRNKHIKAFKQTLFIDDIYIIAPQLLVVYEDMIHIDLFTVTPTEISNKDAIKILFDPNGILTSKQRNTTLSLSPLEFQDAVDDTVWYLYQYYLSAKRGNAIWCVHLLRHSLEHFAKVLLHKYCPERASLGLKALHHSLPPHPLDEFVDIMNCMSLVTHEVAVKKLVNAFHNESSWIFDNVPDQEEIKPLWEKIKELLY, from the coding sequence TTGAAATTGGATCATGTTGTTGAGGTTTTACTTGAAAGTCTAAAAGATGATCAATATATCGAAGCTGTATTTTTAAGAGGATCAATGGCTAGAGATGAGCATGATGAATTTTCAGATATTGATATGTATTGTGTTGTCAAAGAAGAAAATATCGAAGCATTTTTGCCAAACCGGAACAAACATATTAAAGCATTTAAACAAACGTTGTTCATTGATGACATCTATATTATTGCCCCTCAGTTATTAGTCGTATATGAAGATATGATTCATATTGATTTATTCACCGTAACACCCACTGAAATAAGTAATAAAGATGCAATAAAAATATTATTTGATCCAAATGGAATTCTTACCTCTAAACAGAGGAATACCACTTTGTCATTAAGTCCACTCGAATTTCAAGATGCTGTAGATGATACTGTTTGGTATTTGTATCAATATTACTTGAGTGCTAAACGTGGAAATGCAATTTGGTGCGTTCATTTACTGCGGCATAGTTTAGAACACTTCGCCAAAGTACTATTACATAAATATTGTCCTGAACGGGCATCCCTTGGACTTAAAGCGTTACACCATTCGTTACCGCCTCACCCATTAGATGAGTTCGTCGATATTATGAATTGTATGAGCCTTGTAACACATGAGGTGGCAGTAAAGAAATTAGTGAACGCCTTCCACAATGAATCCAGTTGGATATTCGACAATGTGCCGGATCAAGAAGAAATTAAACCATTATGGGAAAAAATCAAAGAGCTATTATACTAA
- a CDS encoding RDD family protein, with amino-acid sequence MKSITKKRTKAFFIDLAISTVVATGVEYVLRKKVKNEAIHAIITPTVVMWSLEFAQLRKNGQTVGYKTMGLELANENGSKLTAPQIIKRMAYRDTISTFDYLKSPKAFEQQNGQLLPHDNFSGTVVKEV; translated from the coding sequence GTGAAATCAATTACTAAAAAACGTACGAAAGCATTTTTCATTGATTTGGCAATATCAACAGTTGTCGCAACTGGCGTAGAATATGTTCTGCGAAAAAAAGTGAAAAACGAGGCAATTCATGCCATTATCACACCAACAGTCGTTATGTGGTCTCTTGAATTTGCACAATTACGTAAAAATGGACAAACAGTTGGCTATAAAACAATGGGACTCGAACTTGCAAATGAAAATGGGTCAAAGTTAACAGCCCCTCAAATTATTAAAAGAATGGCTTATCGAGATACAATTAGCACTTTTGATTACTTAAAAAGTCCAAAAGCATTTGAACAACAAAATGGTCAACTTCTTCCTCACGACAACTTTTCGGGTACAGTTGTAAAGGAAGTCTAG
- a CDS encoding carbohydrate kinase — MSKLYAIGELLIDFTPTKQNAFLTAVEQFTKNAGGAPANVAAVCAKLGQQAALITQVGRDAFGDFLIETLKKVNVDTNYIVQTVEGETSLAFVSLTNDGDRDFLFYRRHAADLLYNKEQLPPNLLTSNDILHFCSVNLVESPMKHAHMALIEQAHQAGSLVSFDPNVRLPLWNDEKACRQTILEFLPKAHLVKLSEEELLFLTAIEDENSAVQSLFQGQVQVLIITRGAEGASLYTNELHVKVPADNVHAIDTTGAGDAFIGAVLTILLSKQITAINLIDFCKQQTIPLLTFANRYAGASTEKHGAIASYLAKHELSFKNDIIF, encoded by the coding sequence ATGAGTAAACTTTATGCAATTGGTGAATTATTAATTGATTTTACGCCTACTAAACAAAATGCCTTCCTTACTGCAGTTGAGCAATTTACTAAAAATGCTGGTGGGGCCCCTGCCAATGTTGCTGCTGTTTGTGCAAAACTTGGGCAGCAAGCAGCTCTAATCACACAAGTAGGTCGTGATGCTTTTGGAGATTTTCTTATAGAAACGTTAAAAAAGGTTAATGTCGATACAAACTATATCGTTCAAACTGTTGAGGGTGAAACAAGTCTAGCCTTCGTTTCCCTGACAAATGATGGGGACCGTGACTTCTTATTTTATCGTCGTCATGCAGCAGATTTACTTTACAACAAAGAGCAACTTCCACCAAATCTATTAACAAGTAATGATATTCTCCATTTTTGTTCAGTTAATTTAGTGGAAAGTCCAATGAAGCACGCACATATGGCTTTGATAGAACAGGCTCATCAGGCAGGTAGTCTTGTTTCTTTTGATCCCAATGTTCGATTACCTCTTTGGAACGATGAGAAGGCATGTCGTCAAACCATTTTAGAATTTTTACCAAAGGCCCATCTTGTTAAATTGTCCGAAGAAGAGCTTTTGTTTTTAACGGCGATTGAGGATGAAAATTCAGCAGTCCAATCATTATTTCAGGGGCAAGTACAAGTACTCATAATTACACGTGGAGCAGAAGGTGCAAGTCTATATACTAATGAGCTCCACGTCAAAGTGCCAGCTGACAATGTCCATGCGATAGATACAACTGGAGCGGGTGATGCCTTTATTGGAGCAGTGTTAACTATTCTCCTTAGTAAGCAGATAACAGCCATCAATCTAATCGACTTTTGTAAGCAGCAAACTATCCCTCTCCTGACATTCGCGAATCGTTATGCTGGGGCATCGACAGAAAAACATGGTGCCATTGCATCTTATCTTGCCAAGCATGAGCTGTCATTTAAAAACGATATTATTTTTTGA
- a CDS encoding DMT family transporter translates to MNTSAIIKLTVSMALFGSIGFFTVHTGVPAIELVFVRCICATLFLGAMWLVTGGHKTEKWEKKEILRTLLCGVFIVLNWVFLFKAFEEMSISIAISIYNLAPIFVLIFGALFLKEKMTIQALLATVTCFIGSMFIIGLNNFLSLSEFMKSGFIWALLSALFYAFTMLTSKTIKNLSSYALTFIQTAVGIVILFPFVDFSLFEGLTTTNWLYILGTGFIHTGFVYYLFFDSIRSLSTILVSVLVFVDPVVAILLDMVLLDFMPSFMQTIGIILIFGGIFYTIYVPKKRRVPQA, encoded by the coding sequence ATGAACACTTCAGCGATAATTAAATTAACGGTTTCAATGGCACTTTTTGGCTCCATTGGTTTTTTTACTGTCCATACAGGCGTACCTGCTATCGAGCTAGTATTTGTCAGATGTATTTGCGCTACCCTCTTTCTAGGAGCTATGTGGCTTGTCACAGGTGGTCATAAAACGGAGAAGTGGGAAAAAAAAGAAATACTTCGTACACTTCTTTGCGGTGTCTTTATCGTCTTAAACTGGGTATTTTTATTTAAAGCCTTTGAAGAAATGTCGATTTCTATTGCTATTTCTATCTATAATTTAGCACCTATATTTGTATTAATTTTTGGCGCATTGTTTTTAAAAGAGAAGATGACTATCCAAGCATTGCTCGCAACAGTAACTTGTTTTATCGGCAGTATGTTCATTATCGGCTTAAATAATTTTTTGTCACTCTCTGAATTTATGAAATCAGGCTTTATTTGGGCATTACTGTCTGCATTATTTTACGCATTTACGATGCTAACAAGTAAAACGATCAAAAATCTTAGCTCTTACGCCTTAACATTTATCCAAACGGCAGTCGGAATTGTCATACTATTCCCATTTGTTGATTTTTCATTATTTGAAGGCTTAACGACAACAAACTGGCTTTATATTTTAGGAACAGGCTTTATTCATACAGGATTTGTTTACTATTTATTTTTTGATAGCATTCGTAGTCTCTCTACAATTCTAGTTTCAGTATTAGTATTTGTTGACCCTGTTGTAGCTATTTTGCTCGACATGGTATTGCTTGACTTTATGCCGAGCTTCATGCAAACAATTGGTATTATATTAATTTTTGGTGGCATTTTTTACACAATTTACGTGCCAAAGAAAAGGCGTGTACCTCAGGCTTAG
- a CDS encoding glutamate-5-semialdehyde dehydrogenase, which produces MTSEVQQKGKLAKAASYILNIKTTCEKNDALTKIAEQLIIDQDTIIAENAKDLANGEKQGMPASTLDRIMLNKERVEAMSSAIQLLVQLNDPVGSLLERIEKDNGLLIEKRLVPLGVIGMIYEARPNVTVDAATLSLKTGNAVILRGSSSAKFSNVALVASIHRALSKTSIPVDAVQLIEDTNRETVKELFHLKEYLDVLIPRGGKALIDLVVNEATVPVLETGAGNCHIYVDQTADYIKTEKICINAKTQRPSVCNAAESLLIHPDWFNAHGKQLLGAMHQAGVTIIGDEFVCQALDFAQLATTEDYATEYLDLKISVKIVENVYEAIEHINKYGTNHSEAIMTEDQLAADTFLNSVDAAAVYHNASTRFTDGFEFGYGAEIGISTQKLHARGPMGLPALTSTKYYIHGNGQIRE; this is translated from the coding sequence ATGACAAGTGAAGTTCAACAAAAAGGAAAACTAGCAAAAGCCGCAAGCTATATTTTAAATATTAAAACAACCTGTGAAAAAAATGATGCTCTCACAAAAATTGCTGAGCAGTTAATAATCGATCAAGATACTATTATTGCTGAAAATGCTAAAGATTTAGCAAATGGCGAAAAACAAGGAATGCCCGCTTCTACACTTGATCGCATCATGTTAAACAAAGAACGAGTAGAAGCTATGTCCAGTGCCATTCAGTTGCTTGTACAGTTAAATGATCCAGTAGGCAGTCTCTTAGAGCGAATAGAGAAAGATAATGGCTTACTAATAGAAAAACGTCTTGTGCCACTTGGTGTTATCGGGATGATTTACGAGGCACGCCCTAATGTAACAGTGGATGCAGCAACATTATCATTGAAAACAGGCAATGCTGTCATTTTACGTGGAAGCTCTTCGGCCAAATTTTCTAATGTAGCTCTTGTGGCAAGTATTCATCGTGCACTTAGTAAAACGTCTATCCCTGTGGACGCTGTACAATTAATCGAGGATACAAATCGTGAAACTGTCAAAGAATTATTCCATTTAAAAGAATACTTAGATGTTTTAATTCCTCGTGGTGGAAAGGCACTTATTGACTTAGTCGTAAATGAAGCCACTGTTCCAGTATTAGAAACAGGTGCTGGCAACTGCCATATTTATGTAGACCAAACTGCCGATTACATAAAAACAGAAAAAATTTGCATCAATGCGAAAACACAACGTCCTTCTGTTTGTAATGCAGCAGAAAGCTTACTTATTCATCCCGATTGGTTTAATGCGCACGGCAAACAGCTTCTAGGTGCTATGCATCAAGCAGGTGTCACAATTATCGGTGATGAATTCGTTTGTCAAGCTCTTGATTTCGCTCAACTAGCAACAACTGAAGACTATGCAACTGAATATTTAGATTTAAAGATAAGTGTTAAAATTGTGGAAAACGTTTATGAAGCAATTGAGCACATTAATAAATACGGCACAAACCACTCTGAAGCAATCATGACAGAGGATCAATTAGCAGCGGATACCTTCTTAAATAGTGTGGATGCTGCAGCTGTTTATCATAATGCCTCAACTCGCTTCACAGACGGCTTTGAATTTGGCTACGGTGCAGAAATCGGCATTAGTACGCAAAAATTACACGCTCGTGGACCAATGGGCTTACCAGCGTTAACATCTACAAAGTATTACATTCACGGTAACGGCCAAATCCGAGAATAA